In Pseudoliparis swirei isolate HS2019 ecotype Mariana Trench chromosome 11, NWPU_hadal_v1, whole genome shotgun sequence, a genomic segment contains:
- the cln8 gene encoding protein CLN8, producing MDPEQRPSADYFSWGYRLQLIGLVFGFYAAAFLLSHLLSVALSRTYSSLVAKEKIFWNLAATRALFGIQSTVTGLRALTEDSALTRDRVRGQEDWSWFNVLAATGFFAFENVALHASSVVFRSFDLPLATHHVLALSGFVSVVVWDSSGHFLPMVTLLLEMSTPFSCLSWMLLKAGWAHTLFWRANQWVMIHSFHCRMVLTYYMWWVSLTHWAELSTHVPLVPLLLFFTGLTLLTFIINPIWTHKKTMQLLNPVDWNFGNKLSPVNGATVGQSAVSFKPHAS from the exons ATGGATCCTGAGCAGCGGCCCAGCGCGGACTACTTTTCTTGGGGCTACCGCCTCCAGCTTATTGGCCTGGTCTTCGGCTTCTATGCGGCAGCTTtcctcctgtcccacctcctcTCCGTGGCCCTGTCCCGCACCTACAGCAGCCTCGTAGCCAAGGAGAAGATCTTCTGGAATCTCGCAGCGACGCGGGCGCTGTTCGGCATCCAGAGCACCGTGACCGGTCTCCGGGCCCTGACCGAGGACTCGGCGTTGACCAGGGACCGAGTGAGGGGACAAGAAGACTGGTCGTGGTTCAACGTCCTCGCAGCCACGGGTTTCTTTGCGTTTGAGAACGTAGCGCTTCACGCCTCCAGCGTGGTGTTTCGCTCATTCGACCTCCCGCTGGCCACGCACCATGTCCTCGCCCTGTCGGGGTTCGTGTCTGTGGTGGTTTGGGATTCCTCGGGCCACTTCCTGCCGATGGTCACGCTGCTGCTGGAGATGAGCACGCCGTTCAGCTGTCTATCCTGGATGCTACTGAAG GCTGGCTGGGCACACACCCTGTTCTGGAGAGCCAACCAGTGGGTGATGATCCACTCATTCCACTGTCGCATGGTGCTCACCTACTACATGTGGTGGGTGTCCCTGACCCACTGGGCCGAGCTCAGCACCCATGTGCCCCTTGTCCCGCTCCTGCTCTTCTTCACCGGCCTCACTCTGCTCACGTTTATCATCAACCCCATCTGGACGCACAAGAAGACCATGCAGCTGCTCAACCCCGTGGACTGGAACTTTGGCAACAAGCTCTCCCCCGTGAACGGTGCCACGGTGGGTCAGTCTGCGGTTTCTTTTAAACCCCACGCCAGCTAA